A single window of Pseudoduganella plicata DNA harbors:
- a CDS encoding TonB-dependent receptor plug domain-containing protein codes for MSATGGASAAGEPDDLAAMPLEQLMQVPMVTSASRFEQPVSDAPSAVVVLTAQDVREHGWRTLADALASVPGLYVTQDRNYTYLGARGFLRPGDYDSRFLLLIDGVRVNDALYDQAFVGNEALLDMDLVARIEYVPGPGAAVYGSNALFGVINVITKSGSAIGGLRSSATVASAGERRLRATWGWHAQNGDDVVLSASSMRRRGGDLYFPEFDTPDQNHGVAQGLDGERAHTFFAKAAGRGFTFTAGYVDRTKDIPTGSFGAVFNQPNSTRDSQAFANLGYAGDAASGVLLATNVFWGRSDYIGIGPYPDGTGAARRNVDGAHAVWYGANAHATVTRFAGHKLVAGIEGQRNARRDQYSFNEAPYEPLLDDRRADSRWGVYADDEIALRAGLILNAGVRYDRDSVIGSRVSPRAALIAHPGKRDTLKLIYGTAYRSPNAYELYYGFPGEGGMQPNPELRAEVIRSQELVWEHMYDAYGKLTASLFRNRMDDLITQQLDADTGMLMFHNTDKATAHGMELAGERAFRSGARVRGSYTWQLARDGAGAWLVSSPRHLAKLAATVPLGRLPARLGNEVQCSSNRRTEHAMAGGYCVANLTLTSLPPTRGVQLGWAVSVYNMLDRRYGDPAGPAFAQESLARQGRTVALRLDYDFAQ; via the coding sequence ATGAGCGCCACGGGCGGCGCCAGCGCCGCGGGCGAACCCGACGACCTGGCCGCCATGCCGCTCGAACAGCTCATGCAGGTGCCGATGGTGACGTCGGCGTCGCGCTTCGAGCAGCCAGTCAGCGATGCGCCGTCGGCTGTCGTCGTACTGACGGCGCAGGACGTGCGCGAGCACGGCTGGCGCACGCTGGCCGACGCGCTGGCATCCGTGCCGGGCCTGTACGTCACGCAGGATCGCAACTACACCTACCTGGGCGCGCGCGGTTTCCTGCGCCCGGGCGATTACGACAGCCGCTTCCTGCTGCTGATCGACGGCGTGCGCGTCAACGATGCCCTCTACGACCAGGCGTTCGTCGGCAACGAGGCGCTGCTGGACATGGATCTCGTCGCACGCATCGAATACGTCCCCGGTCCCGGCGCCGCGGTTTACGGCTCGAACGCGCTGTTCGGCGTTATTAACGTCATCACCAAGTCGGGCAGTGCCATCGGCGGCCTGCGGAGCAGCGCCACCGTGGCCAGCGCGGGCGAACGCCGCCTGCGTGCCACGTGGGGCTGGCATGCGCAGAACGGCGACGACGTGGTGCTGTCCGCAAGCAGCATGCGCCGGCGCGGCGGCGACCTGTATTTCCCGGAGTTCGACACGCCCGACCAGAACCACGGCGTGGCACAGGGGCTGGACGGCGAGCGCGCCCATACCTTCTTCGCCAAGGCGGCCGGGCGCGGCTTCACGTTCACGGCCGGCTACGTGGACCGCACCAAGGATATCCCCACGGGGTCCTTCGGCGCCGTCTTCAACCAGCCCAACAGCACGCGCGACTCGCAGGCGTTCGCCAATCTGGGGTACGCGGGCGATGCGGCGTCCGGGGTGCTGCTGGCAACGAACGTGTTCTGGGGGCGCTCCGACTATATCGGCATCGGCCCGTATCCGGACGGCACAGGCGCGGCTCGGCGCAACGTCGATGGCGCGCACGCCGTCTGGTACGGCGCCAACGCCCACGCGACGGTAACGCGGTTCGCCGGCCACAAGCTGGTAGCGGGTATCGAGGGGCAGCGCAACGCCAGGCGTGACCAGTACAGCTTTAACGAGGCGCCGTACGAGCCGCTGCTGGACGATCGCCGCGCCGACAGCCGCTGGGGCGTCTATGCCGACGACGAGATCGCGCTGCGCGCTGGCCTGATTCTGAACGCGGGGGTGCGCTACGACCGCGACAGCGTGATCGGCAGCCGGGTCAGCCCGCGCGCGGCACTGATCGCCCATCCCGGCAAGCGCGACACGCTCAAGCTGATCTACGGCACGGCCTACCGCTCGCCAAATGCCTACGAGCTGTATTACGGCTTCCCGGGCGAGGGTGGCATGCAGCCCAATCCCGAGCTGCGCGCGGAAGTGATCCGGAGCCAGGAGCTGGTGTGGGAGCACATGTACGACGCCTATGGCAAGCTGACCGCGTCGCTGTTCCGCAACCGGATGGACGACCTGATCACGCAGCAGCTGGATGCGGACACGGGCATGCTGATGTTTCATAATACCGACAAGGCGACGGCACACGGCATGGAACTGGCCGGCGAGCGCGCATTCCGCTCCGGTGCCCGGGTGCGCGGCAGCTACACCTGGCAGCTGGCGCGCGATGGCGCCGGCGCATGGCTGGTCAGCTCCCCGCGGCACCTGGCCAAGCTGGCCGCGACCGTCCCGCTGGGAAGGCTGCCTGCGCGCCTCGGCAATGAAGTGCAATGCTCGTCGAACCGGCGCACGGAACACGCGATGGCCGGCGGCTATTGCGTGGCCAACCTGACCCTGACATCGCTGCCGCCCACGCGCGGCGTGCAGCTGGGCTGGGCCGTGAGCGTCTACAACATGCTCGATCGCCGCTATGGGGACCCGGCCGGACCGGCGTTCGCGCAGGAGTCCCTGGCGCGCCAGGGCCGCACCGTGGCGCTGCGGCTGGATTACGATTTCGCGCAATGA
- a CDS encoding YfiR family protein — protein sequence MKRSDSFTHPARGHILAALPVLLATLLYAGPCGAQNDDSRLKAAFIFNIAQFTTWPQPAVRPLVVCASPVHSVWTGLRELDGKAAGGRAVTVIDSAAGKSCDVIVYSATAAPTMPPALAAGTLTIVDGVRTGHYGGAVTLIEEAPTCASISIRAKRPAPA from the coding sequence ATGAAGCGGTCCGACTCGTTCACCCACCCGGCGCGCGGCCACATCCTGGCGGCTCTGCCGGTGTTGTTGGCCACGCTACTGTACGCCGGCCCGTGCGGCGCGCAGAACGATGACAGCCGTCTGAAGGCCGCCTTCATCTTCAATATCGCCCAGTTCACCACATGGCCGCAACCGGCCGTGCGGCCGCTGGTCGTCTGCGCCAGCCCGGTCCACAGCGTATGGACGGGCCTGCGCGAGCTCGATGGCAAGGCGGCCGGCGGCCGCGCGGTCACGGTGATCGACAGCGCGGCCGGCAAATCCTGCGACGTCATCGTCTACAGCGCCACCGCAGCGCCCACCATGCCGCCTGCGCTAGCCGCAGGCACGCTGACGATCGTCGATGGCGTCCGTACCGGTCACTACGGCGGCGCCGTCACGCTGATCGAGGAAGCCCCCACCTGCGCTTCGATATCGATACGCGCGAAGCGGCCCGCGCCGGCCTGA
- a CDS encoding putative bifunctional diguanylate cyclase/phosphodiesterase produces MTRTMGVGQLVGVALALLFAGAILLAYEWVSLRAALVDETQMQAAIVADNVAGSLMFGDRQAAGEMLVSLRKADHLRSAALYGRDGALFARFTSPTRGAREGLEELVPALGEVAVTHPVAYRGQALGRLELVTGTDRILTGMLRYAGLLALASLGGVLVVAAVMRRTRIRVAAAEQELNYLANTDPVTGLANRRATYRWLEQAIEARRKTGDQGGQLAVLLIDLDNFKVVNDTAGHAAGDVLLRQVASALASIMRSTDLVGRIGGDEFAVIAPVADGDAAAVIGQKILTVLRTPFLLETGEVFATASLGLCLFPQDAPGMTEMLSSADAALYRAKNAGRNRLASFVPEMTLATQRRALLEAELRRAIEQHALVPYYQPQFDCRTGAMVGVEALLRWPHPQRGFVPPMEFIPVAEDTGLIVELGRWVLQRACDDAVAWDRAGAPPLTVAVNVSARQLKEKCFLDDVLTALHRSGLPPDRLELELTESLLMEDMEGAVAFMHAVRAAGVRLSIDDFGTGYSSLAYLQSFPINQLKVDRTFVQSLPVAGHTIATAVIALARGFGLSVIAEGVERPEQLEWLRAAGCDYAQGFLLGRPMPAADVLALTVARGEPA; encoded by the coding sequence ATGACCCGCACCATGGGCGTCGGGCAGCTGGTCGGCGTCGCGCTGGCGCTGCTGTTCGCCGGCGCCATCCTGCTGGCGTACGAATGGGTGTCGCTGCGCGCCGCGCTGGTGGACGAGACGCAGATGCAGGCCGCCATCGTGGCCGACAACGTGGCCGGTTCGCTGATGTTCGGCGACCGGCAGGCCGCCGGCGAGATGCTGGTGTCGCTGCGCAAGGCGGACCACCTGCGTTCGGCCGCGCTATATGGCCGCGACGGTGCGCTGTTCGCGCGCTTCACGTCGCCCACCCGCGGCGCGCGCGAAGGACTGGAAGAGCTGGTGCCGGCATTGGGCGAGGTGGCGGTGACGCATCCCGTGGCCTACCGTGGCCAGGCCCTCGGCCGGCTCGAACTGGTGACGGGCACCGACCGTATCCTGACGGGGATGCTGCGCTATGCGGGCCTGCTGGCGCTGGCGTCCCTGGGTGGCGTGCTGGTGGTAGCTGCCGTGATGCGCCGCACCCGCATTCGTGTGGCGGCCGCCGAACAGGAACTGAACTACCTGGCCAATACCGACCCTGTTACTGGCCTGGCCAACCGCCGCGCCACCTACCGCTGGCTGGAGCAGGCCATTGAAGCCCGCCGCAAGACGGGCGACCAGGGCGGCCAATTGGCCGTGCTGCTGATCGACCTGGATAACTTCAAGGTCGTCAACGACACGGCCGGCCACGCGGCAGGCGATGTGCTGCTGCGGCAGGTGGCAAGTGCGCTGGCCTCGATCATGCGGTCCACCGACCTGGTGGGCCGCATCGGCGGCGACGAATTCGCCGTCATCGCGCCAGTGGCCGACGGGGACGCCGCCGCAGTCATCGGCCAGAAGATCCTGACGGTGCTGCGCACCCCGTTCCTGCTGGAGACAGGCGAAGTGTTCGCCACCGCCAGCCTGGGACTGTGCCTGTTCCCACAGGACGCGCCGGGCATGACGGAGATGCTGAGCAGCGCCGACGCGGCGCTGTACCGCGCCAAGAACGCCGGGCGCAATCGCCTTGCCTCCTTTGTGCCGGAGATGACACTGGCCACGCAACGCCGCGCCCTGCTGGAAGCGGAACTGCGCAGGGCCATCGAGCAGCACGCGCTGGTGCCGTATTACCAGCCGCAGTTCGACTGCCGCACCGGCGCGATGGTCGGCGTCGAAGCGCTGCTGCGCTGGCCCCATCCACAGCGTGGCTTCGTGCCGCCGATGGAATTCATTCCGGTTGCCGAGGATACAGGGTTGATCGTGGAGCTGGGCCGCTGGGTGCTGCAACGCGCCTGCGACGACGCCGTCGCATGGGACCGTGCCGGCGCGCCGCCGCTGACGGTGGCCGTCAACGTCTCTGCGCGCCAGTTGAAGGAGAAGTGCTTCCTCGACGACGTGCTGACAGCGCTGCACCGCAGCGGCCTGCCGCCGGACCGGCTGGAACTGGAGCTGACGGAAAGCCTGCTGATGGAGGACATGGAAGGCGCGGTGGCGTTCATGCATGCCGTGCGCGCGGCCGGCGTGCGCCTGTCGATCGACGATTTCGGTACCGGCTATTCGTCGCTGGCCTACCTGCAGTCGTTCCCGATCAACCAGCTGAAGGTGGACCGCACGTTCGTGCAGTCGTTGCCGGTGGCCGGCCATACGATCGCGACGGCCGTGATCGCACTGGCGCGGGGGTTCGGGCTGTCCGTGATAGCCGAAGGCGTGGAACGCCCGGAGCAGCTAGAGTGGCTGCGGGCGGCCGGCTGCGATTATGCGCAAGGCTTCCTGCTGGGCCGCCCGATGCCGGCGGCGGACGTGCTGGCGCTGACGGTGGCGCGCGGCGAGCCCGCCTGA
- a CDS encoding methyl-accepting chemotaxis protein, with protein MKLANLKIGVRLSLLGVFFLITLLLVGLTGWSALRAMNERNAAGFTEAGQLLDAVDSARVAQVEFKIQVQEWKNILLRSYDDEHMTTYRGKFVKAGDVTSKQLASLKGTMTALQLDTAIVEEATRLHGDLQQRYLTALQQYVVGDPASAKVVDGLVKGMDRAPTEQIDKIVAFIEKAASERMAAVEAKNANDYARSVWLLLALLVAAVAIGTVIVVTLVRGITGPLARAVSIARDVADGDLRADVRSTRKDEIGELLRALGTMSGNLSRIVTQVRGGTQAIALASAEIATGNADLSARTEDMAGSLEETASSMTEITSTVSQNSENASEAARLASAASGVSSRGSQTVAEVVASMSAIGESSGKIAEIIGVIDGIAFQTNILALNAAVEAARAGEQGRGFAVVASEVRNLAQRSSAAAKEIRELITSSVAEVGSGRALVDRAGATMREVLTSVEQVSAVVTEISLASNEQQEGIAQIGTAIAHIDSVTQQNAALVEQAAAAAESLREQARELDEAVAIFKLR; from the coding sequence ATGAAACTCGCTAATCTTAAAATCGGCGTCCGCCTGTCGTTGCTGGGCGTGTTCTTCCTGATTACTCTGCTGCTCGTCGGCCTGACCGGCTGGTCCGCACTGCGCGCCATGAACGAGCGCAATGCCGCCGGCTTTACCGAGGCTGGTCAGTTGCTCGATGCCGTCGACAGTGCGCGTGTGGCACAGGTCGAGTTCAAGATCCAGGTGCAGGAGTGGAAAAATATCCTGCTGCGCAGCTATGACGACGAACACATGACGACGTATCGCGGCAAGTTCGTGAAGGCGGGTGACGTAACGTCGAAGCAGCTGGCCTCGCTGAAAGGGACGATGACGGCACTGCAGCTGGACACGGCGATCGTCGAGGAGGCAACGCGCCTGCACGGCGACCTGCAGCAGCGCTACCTGACGGCGCTGCAGCAGTACGTGGTGGGCGATCCCGCCAGCGCCAAGGTTGTCGACGGCCTCGTCAAGGGCATGGACCGCGCGCCGACGGAACAGATCGACAAGATCGTCGCGTTCATCGAGAAAGCGGCGTCCGAACGCATGGCTGCGGTCGAGGCGAAGAATGCGAACGATTACGCGCGCTCGGTCTGGCTGCTGCTGGCGTTGCTCGTGGCCGCCGTTGCCATCGGCACCGTCATCGTCGTGACGCTGGTACGCGGCATCACCGGACCGCTGGCGCGCGCCGTGTCGATCGCCCGCGACGTGGCGGACGGCGACCTGCGCGCAGACGTGCGGTCGACCCGCAAGGACGAGATCGGCGAGCTGCTGCGCGCACTGGGCACGATGAGCGGCAACCTGTCGCGCATCGTCACCCAGGTACGGGGCGGCACGCAGGCCATCGCGCTGGCGTCGGCCGAGATCGCCACGGGCAATGCCGACCTGTCGGCCCGGACGGAAGACATGGCCGGTTCGCTGGAAGAGACGGCATCGTCGATGACGGAAATCACCAGCACCGTCAGCCAGAACAGCGAGAACGCCAGCGAGGCGGCCCGTCTGGCCAGCGCGGCATCGGGTGTCTCCAGTCGCGGCAGCCAGACGGTGGCCGAGGTGGTGGCATCGATGAGCGCGATCGGCGAAAGCTCCGGCAAGATCGCGGAAATCATCGGCGTGATCGACGGCATCGCGTTCCAGACCAACATCCTGGCCCTGAACGCCGCGGTGGAAGCGGCCCGCGCGGGCGAGCAGGGCCGCGGCTTCGCCGTCGTCGCGAGCGAAGTGCGCAACCTGGCGCAGCGCTCGTCGGCCGCGGCCAAGGAGATCCGTGAGCTGATCACCTCGTCCGTGGCGGAAGTGGGCTCCGGCCGCGCGCTGGTAGACCGCGCCGGCGCCACGATGCGCGAAGTGCTGACGAGCGTCGAGCAGGTCAGTGCGGTCGTCACGGAAATTTCGCTCGCAAGTAACGAGCAGCAGGAAGGTATCGCCCAGATCGGTACTGCCATCGCGCATATCGACAGCGTGACGCAGCAGAACGCAGCGCTGGTGGAGCAGGCCGCCGCGGCAGCCGAATCGCTGAGGGAGCAGGCGCGCGAGCTGGATGAGGCGGTGGCCATCTTCAAGCTGCGTTGA